From the Selenomonas timonae genome, one window contains:
- the recA gene encoding recombinase RecA: MAEKDKKDTKRDKQMTREEALENALKQIEKTHGKGAIMRLGEAKANMNIDVISTGILPLDIALGVGGIPRGRIIEVYGPESSGKTTVTLHMIAEAQKAGGLAAFIDAEHALDPEYARKLGVNTEDLLISQPDTGEQALEIVDALVRSGAIDIIVVDSVAALVPKSEIEGDMGSSVVGMQARLMSQAMRKLTGIISKTRTVAIFINQLREKIGVSYGNPETTTGGRALKFYASVRIDVRRADSIKQGTESLGNRTRAKIVKNKVAPPFKTAEFDIIYGEGVSRLGSIIDMGVELDIVNKSGAWYAYEGERLGQGKENAKATLEEKPELIAEIEEKIRTKILVEGAASKKKGSKKTSADTDQDATDIPEEEAMPEMDE; the protein is encoded by the coding sequence ATGGCAGAGAAGGACAAGAAGGATACGAAGCGAGACAAGCAGATGACACGCGAAGAGGCTCTGGAGAATGCACTCAAGCAAATTGAGAAAACGCATGGCAAAGGCGCGATCATGCGTCTCGGCGAAGCAAAGGCGAATATGAATATCGATGTCATATCGACCGGTATTCTGCCGCTGGACATTGCACTTGGCGTCGGCGGCATCCCGCGCGGACGTATCATCGAGGTGTACGGTCCCGAGTCCTCCGGAAAGACAACCGTCACCCTCCATATGATTGCTGAGGCACAGAAGGCAGGAGGGCTTGCCGCGTTCATCGACGCCGAACACGCCCTTGACCCCGAGTATGCGCGCAAATTGGGCGTCAATACGGAGGATCTTCTGATCTCTCAGCCGGACACAGGGGAACAGGCTCTTGAGATTGTGGATGCGCTTGTACGCAGCGGTGCCATTGACATCATCGTCGTTGACTCCGTTGCTGCGCTGGTGCCAAAATCCGAGATTGAGGGGGACATGGGCTCCTCCGTTGTTGGAATGCAGGCGCGTCTTATGAGTCAGGCAATGCGCAAACTCACGGGTATCATCAGCAAGACGCGCACGGTCGCAATCTTCATTAATCAGCTGCGCGAGAAAATTGGCGTATCCTACGGCAATCCCGAGACGACGACGGGCGGTCGGGCTCTCAAATTCTATGCCTCCGTGCGCATTGATGTGCGACGTGCAGACTCCATTAAGCAGGGGACGGAATCCCTCGGCAACCGCACACGCGCGAAGATTGTCAAGAACAAGGTTGCACCGCCGTTCAAGACGGCAGAATTTGACATCATTTACGGTGAAGGTGTCTCGCGCCTGGGCAGCATCATCGACATGGGCGTCGAGCTGGACATCGTGAACAAGAGCGGTGCATGGTATGCCTATGAGGGGGAGCGCCTCGGTCAGGGCAAGGAAAATGCAAAGGCGACCTTAGAGGAAAAGCCGGAGCTGATTGCCGAAATCGAGGAGAAGATTCGCACGAAAATTCTCGTAGAGGGAGCTGCGTCAAAAAAGAAAGGTTCGAAAAAAACTTCTGCAGATACGGATCAAGATGCAACGGATATTCCTGAGGAAGAGGCAATGCCGGAGATGGATGAATGA
- a CDS encoding regulatory protein RecX gives MNGTGDAPKKRGRKSQAKTALVTAVDYLARQAHSEKKLREKLERKGFPEEEIDAAIARLIERGYLDDSDLCAQQFMYLYNEKRNSVRQICAKLIQRGFNHDLVWSVVPEDTFEREIATAERVLAMKYQPTDNRQKMMANLYQKGFSVDAARHAVENYTEGAEE, from the coding sequence ATGAATGGCACGGGCGACGCGCCGAAGAAACGTGGTCGAAAATCGCAGGCAAAGACCGCACTTGTGACTGCTGTTGACTATCTTGCGCGGCAGGCACATAGCGAAAAGAAACTGCGTGAGAAGCTCGAGCGCAAGGGTTTTCCGGAGGAGGAGATCGATGCTGCCATCGCACGCCTGATCGAACGCGGCTATCTGGACGATTCGGATCTCTGCGCGCAGCAGTTCATGTACCTCTACAACGAGAAACGAAACTCTGTCCGACAGATCTGTGCAAAGCTGATCCAGCGTGGATTCAATCATGACCTCGTATGGAGTGTTGTGCCGGAGGATACCTTCGAGCGGGAGATTGCCACAGCAGAGCGCGTACTTGCAATGAAGTATCAGCCGACGGACAATCGTCAAAAGATGATGGCGAATCTCTATCAAAAGGGGTTCTCCGTCGATGCGGCACGTCATGCCGTGGAAAACTATACAGAGGGTGCAGAAGAATAA
- the guaA gene encoding glutamine-hydrolyzing GMP synthase yields the protein MMNRPDAAEMILVLDFGGQYNQLIARRVRENSVYCEVHPHTLSLDRIRELAPRGIILTGGPNSVYGEDAVTAPNELFSLGIPVLGICYGAQLIAYLCGGRVETAPTSEYGKTEVDITDKNSLLFDGIPAKNICWMSHTDYISELPAGFHATASTPVCPIAAMENAEEKLYAVQFHPEVMHTENGTEILRNFVYHVCKCTGKWRMDSFVQKTVEELHQKIGTGRALCALSGGVDSSVAAVLLSKAIGSQLTCVFVDHGLLRKNEGDEVEAVFGKSGTYDVNFVRINARDRFYAKLKGITEPEQKRKIIGEEFIRVFEEAAREIGAVDFLVQGTIYPDVIESGLGKSAVIKSHHNVGGLPDHVDFKEIVEPLRLLFKDEVRAAGRELGIPDYLVDRQPFPGPGLGIRIIGEVTAEKVHIVQEADAIYREEIAKAGIQKNLGQYFAALTNMRSVGVMGDGRTYDYAVVLRAVETSDFMTAEAAQLPWDVLSRVTTRIVNEVRGVNRVLYDCTAKPPSTIELE from the coding sequence ATGATGAACAGACCCGATGCCGCCGAAATGATCTTAGTGCTCGATTTCGGAGGACAGTACAACCAGCTCATTGCGCGCCGTGTACGCGAGAACTCCGTATATTGTGAAGTACATCCACATACATTGTCATTGGATCGTATTCGTGAACTTGCACCGCGCGGCATTATTCTGACGGGCGGTCCGAACAGTGTCTACGGCGAGGATGCCGTTACTGCGCCAAACGAGCTCTTTTCGCTCGGGATTCCCGTCCTCGGCATCTGCTACGGCGCGCAGCTGATAGCGTATCTCTGCGGGGGACGCGTCGAAACTGCGCCAACAAGCGAGTACGGTAAAACGGAAGTAGACATCACGGACAAGAATTCACTTCTGTTTGACGGTATTCCTGCGAAAAACATCTGCTGGATGAGCCACACGGACTATATCAGCGAATTGCCCGCAGGATTTCATGCGACGGCAAGTACGCCCGTCTGTCCGATTGCAGCCATGGAGAACGCAGAGGAGAAGCTCTATGCCGTGCAATTCCATCCCGAAGTCATGCACACGGAAAACGGCACGGAGATTCTGCGCAACTTTGTCTATCATGTCTGCAAATGCACGGGTAAGTGGCGCATGGATTCCTTCGTCCAAAAGACGGTGGAGGAGCTGCATCAAAAGATCGGAACGGGGCGTGCGCTCTGTGCGCTCTCGGGCGGTGTGGACTCCTCCGTCGCCGCCGTCCTGCTTTCCAAGGCAATCGGCAGCCAGCTCACCTGCGTCTTTGTCGATCACGGTCTCCTGCGCAAGAACGAAGGGGATGAGGTCGAGGCGGTCTTTGGCAAATCCGGAACCTATGATGTCAACTTTGTACGTATCAATGCACGCGACCGCTTCTATGCAAAACTCAAGGGCATAACAGAGCCGGAGCAGAAACGCAAGATCATCGGGGAAGAATTCATCCGCGTCTTTGAGGAGGCAGCACGCGAGATCGGTGCAGTCGATTTCCTCGTGCAGGGAACGATCTACCCCGATGTCATCGAAAGTGGTCTTGGAAAATCCGCTGTCATCAAATCGCATCACAACGTCGGAGGACTTCCCGATCACGTCGACTTCAAGGAGATCGTCGAGCCGCTCCGCCTCCTCTTTAAGGATGAAGTGCGTGCCGCAGGGCGTGAACTCGGCATTCCGGACTATCTCGTCGACCGTCAGCCCTTCCCTGGGCCGGGGCTCGGCATCCGCATCATCGGCGAAGTCACGGCGGAGAAGGTACACATTGTGCAGGAGGCAGACGCCATCTATCGCGAGGAAATTGCAAAAGCAGGCATCCAAAAGAACCTCGGACAGTATTTCGCCGCACTCACGAATATGCGCTCCGTCGGCGTCATGGGAGACGGACGCACCTACGATTATGCCGTCGTTCTGCGCGCGGTCGAGACCAGCGACTTCATGACGGCAGAGGCGGCACAGCTCCCGTGGGACGTGCTGTCGAGGGTCACGACCCGCATTGTCAACGAAGTGCGCGGCGTGAATCGCGTTCTGTATGACTGCACGGCCAAACCGCCCAGCACGATCGAGCTCGAGTGA
- the rplU gene encoding 50S ribosomal protein L21 yields MYAIVKTGGKQYKVAEGDTIFVEKLEAGEGETVVFDQVLTVVNDADVKVGRPMVDGAKVTGKVMAHGKGKKILIFKYKAKSNYRKRQGHRQPFTKVVIEKIEA; encoded by the coding sequence ATGTATGCAATCGTAAAGACGGGCGGCAAGCAGTACAAGGTCGCTGAGGGCGATACCATCTTCGTGGAGAAGCTCGAGGCGGGCGAGGGCGAGACCGTTGTTTTCGATCAGGTGCTGACTGTTGTGAATGACGCAGACGTCAAGGTCGGTCGTCCGATGGTGGACGGTGCGAAGGTGACGGGTAAGGTCATGGCACACGGCAAGGGCAAGAAGATTCTGATCTTCAAGTACAAGGCGAAGTCCAACTACCGCAAGCGTCAGGGTCATCGTCAGCCGTTCACGAAGGTCGTCATCGAGAAGATCGAGGCGTAA
- a CDS encoding ribosomal-processing cysteine protease Prp has protein sequence MISVEIFTNEDGRITGYTVAGHSGTAKRGQDIVCAGVSALTQSALLGIMEHLHRTVDYDIASGNLKMRLKEPDDSTEAILRTMYMGLAEIEKISPKGIRIQEVKG, from the coding sequence GTGATCTCGGTTGAAATCTTCACGAATGAAGACGGGAGGATCACGGGGTATACTGTTGCAGGGCACAGCGGCACAGCGAAGCGCGGGCAGGATATTGTCTGCGCCGGTGTATCGGCTCTGACCCAGTCGGCGCTTCTCGGAATCATGGAGCATCTGCATCGCACCGTCGATTATGACATTGCGAGCGGGAATCTCAAAATGCGGCTGAAAGAGCCGGACGATTCCACCGAGGCGATTCTGCGCACCATGTATATGGGGCTTGCAGAAATTGAGAAGATCAGCCCGAAAGGTATTCGAATTCAGGAAGTAAAGGGGTGA